One window from the genome of Nicotiana sylvestris chromosome 9, ASM39365v2, whole genome shotgun sequence encodes:
- the LOC138878185 gene encoding uncharacterized protein, with the protein MFKEQLGKTMEVYINDMLAKSTKKEDHIGHLKEAFEILRQYRMKLNPKKYAFGITSGKFLGFLVSQRGIEVNPDQIRAIDAISEILTSKKQVQKLTGRVAALSRFISWSSDRCHKFFNVLRKDHRLQWNEECVDALRKPKMYLSSPPLLVKVDLGECLLMYLEVSEVAVSAVLVRENEGAFTQICKQEVIAFIWKNIICYFGIPKEINCDNGPQFVGKRTTEFFEKCHIKRILSMPYHPAGNGQAESSNKVILNILKKKLEDTKGLWLELLPKILWAYRTTPKTSTGEISYSLVYETDVVILVEVGEPSLRYSNESGPSNDESRLQNLDKVEELRDMAHIRMVAQKQQVERYYNKWAKVRPLKVGDYILKAKTQAAKDPNEGKLGTNWDGPYKITAAANKGAFQLETMEGKLTQNN; encoded by the exons atgttcaaagaacaGCTCGGCAAGACCATGGAGGTTTATATCAACGACATGCTAGCAAAGTCAACAAAGAAAGAGGACCACATCGGCCATCTGAAGGAGGCCTTCGAGATATTAAGGCAATACAGAATGAAACTGAATCCCAAAAAATATGCCTTCGGCATAACTTcgggaaagttccttggtttcctaGTGTCACAAAGGGGTATCGAGGTCAATCCAGATCAGATCAGGGCCATCGACGCAATATCGGAGATACTAACCAGCAAAAAGCAAGTGCAGAAATTGACAGGACGAGTAGCCGCCTTGTCGAGGTTCATTTCATGGTCCTCGGATAGATGTcacaaattcttcaatgtgctaaggaaagaccaCAGACTGCAATGGAATGAAGAATGCGTCGACGCCCTAAGAAAACCGAAAATGTATCTGTCTTCGCCACCACTACTCGTCAAAGTGGACCTGGGAGAATGTCTACTTATGTATCTAGAAGTGTCCGAGGTTGCGGTAAGCGCAGTCTTGGTCCGTGAAAatgaag gcgCATTCACTCAGATATGTAAGCAAGAGGTCATCgcgttcatatggaaaaacataaTATGCTActttggcatccccaaagaaatcaactGCGACAATGGACCTCAGTTCGTCGGAAAAAGAACGACTGAGTTTTTCGAAAAATGTCATATCAAACGAATACTCTCCATGCCATATCACCCTGCCGGCAATGgtcaagccgaatcctccaataaagtaatactgaatatattgaaaaagaagcttgagGATACTAAAGGGCTATGGCTTGAACTACTACCGAAAatattatgggcataccgcactacgCCAAAAACCAGCACAGGTGAGATATCATATTCACTGGTCTACGAGACTGATGTAGTGATACTCGTCGAGGTCGGAGAGCCtagtttgagatactccaatgagAGCGGACCAAGCAACGACGAAAGTAGGCTACAAAATCTAGATAAAGTCGAAGAACTGAGAGACATGgcccacataagaatggtagcccagaaGCAGCAAGtggaaagatactacaacaagtGGGCCAAGGTGCGACCGCTCAAAGTCGGAGATTACATCCTCAAAGCTAAAACACAAGCAGCCAAAGACCCTAATGAGGGAAAACtgggaacaaactgggacggaccatacaaaatTACAGCCGCAGcaaacaaaggagcattccagttagaaacaatggagggaaaactaACCCAAAACAACTGA